GCCGGTGTTCACGCCGCAGGCGGTGCCGCCGCATCCGGTGGTGTCGCTGATGCCGTCCTCCAGTCCGAGCGCGGAGGCTGACAGGGTCGTGGTGACGGCGTTGGCGGGGGTGGCCGCGGTGGTGTCGGCCGGTGGGTCGGTGACGGTGAAGGTACGGGTGGCCGTCGAGGCTGAGCACAGCGAGCCGTCGCAGGCCGTCATGTACCAGTGGTAGGTGGCGCCTACGGTGAGGCTGCCGGCCGGCAGCTGATACGTCACCCGCTGGCCGCTGGGCACCGTTCCGGTGGCGGTGGGGGTGGCGATGACGGCATTGCCGGACGAGTCGGTGAGGTAGATGTTGCCGGTGACGTCGTCGCCGCTCTGGTCGTAGACCACGCCTGAGAGCAAAGGCGTACCGCTGTCCGTGCCCGCGGCTTGCAGGTCCATCGGCACGGCCGGAGTCGTGTCGTCCACGGTCAGGCTCTGGGCTGCGCTCCATGCGCCGTAGTAGGCGCCGTCGGTCGCGCGGACCTGCCAGGTGTAGGTGCCGGGCGCCAGCGTGCTGCTGGGGGTGAAAGTGCCGGTCGCACCGGAGTCGACGAACGCGCTGGTGCCGGACGCCACCACCGTGCTGCCGGAGAGTACCTGGAAGGCCAGCTTGACGGTGTCGCTGTCGGCGTCGGTGGCGCCCGCCGAGAAGGTCGGCGTCGGGCTCGCCGTGTGCGTCACCCCGCCCGTCACCGCGACCGGCGTGACGGCTTCGCCGGTCGGGGTCGCCGGCGCGTGGTCGTAGGTGATGGAGAAGGTGGGGTTGGTGGCGAACCGCACAAAGTGCGAGTCATCGGTCTCCGTGGCGTTGAACAGGCCGATCGTCCAATTGTTCGCGCTTTTGTCGGCCAGCATCTGCATCGATGGCGTCACATTGAAAGCCACTGCCAGGTTCGGACTCTGGCTGGTGGTCGTGAAGCTCTTGGCCACGGCCGGATCGGGGTAGTTGGGGTTGACCGACTTGTCCTTGCAGGGCTGGTTGTTCCATGTCGTGGCGGTGCTGATCGTGCACATGGACCAGACGTCGACGGTGGTGGTCGTCGAGCCGGCCGCCGCCGCGTAGCTGACCTTCGTGTTCAGCGTCGCCGACAGAACAGTGGCGCCGGAGATCGCGGACGGCACACTCAGGTTGTAGTAGGTGCGCTCGATCCCCGTCGGGGACGAGAAGCCCTGATATCCCGTCGCGTTCCCGGAACTCGGAGCCGTGTCCCAGTTCGATGTCGTGGGGTACGCCTGCTGGACCTCGTCGTAGTTCAATGCCGCGCCTGAGGAGGGGTGCGGGGTGTAGGACGGGTCGATGTAGACCGGGAACACCGTGGATGCCGCGGCCAACAGGCTCTTGTCCGCGACCAGTCGCAGAGTGTGGTTCCGCAGGCTTGCCTTGACCAGCCCCTGGTGCGCTCGCGAGCCCGGCCCCTGGCTGGTGGAACGGGTACCGGAAGGGAGGGGCCCGACCGCGACGCGACCCGCGTCGGCCGCGTGCGCACCATCGGCGGTCGCATCATGGGAAGGGCTCGCGCTGTCCGAGGCGGGGGCGGCGTCAGTGGCGGTGGCGGAATCCCACATCACCGGGGCGGGTGAGTTGACCAGCACATCCCCCTGCGCGTCAGTGACAGTGAGGTTCCCTCCAGCGTCCGTTGCCGCCGTGGCCCCCTTGCCGGTGTCGACGGTCTGGACGAGGTCCTGGAGCGCGGGACCGGATGCCGCAGTCGCGTCCTTGACGACCAGCGTTTCCTCCGCGCCGCCCGCCGAAGTGGCTGTCACCTGCAGATCCACCCCGGACAACACGTCCGGATAGGTGAGCGTCGCCCCCGACGCGGTCGGCTCCGGCAGCGCACTCGGCCAAGTCAGCGTCATCTGCTTGCCGTCGACGGTCAGCGTCGCCAGGGGACCGCTGCCCCCGCCCGAGAGCACCAGAGGTGATTCCGAGAGTGCCGGCGCCCAGTCGCCGTCCGGCGTCTGCCGCAAGGACGCGTCCAGCTCCTGCCAACTCCCCTTCCGCATCACCCACTTCGGCTCGGCGAACGTCTGGTAGGAGAAGGTGCCGTCCGGGTTGGCGAAGGTCTGCGATGCATCGGTCCGGTCGTCCAGCACCTCCACCGGACTGCCCTGCTGTCTGGCGGCCGTGGTTGCGGCGGGGGCGTCCGGGAGTGAAGCGACTGTGGCAGTGGCAGTGGCAGTGGCAGTGGCAGACGAGTCGGCCATGACTGCGGGTGCGGCGGGAACGACAGCGAGGGCGGACACTACTGCTCCTGCTGCCACGACAGCGAACCATCGGGAATACGGCGGACCTATCAGCCCACCGCCGAATCTTCGAGACAGCACGTGTTCCCACCCCTCAAAGGCGAACAGAGACGACCGCACCCAGACACAAAAGACACACATATGCGGCGCGCGATCTTCTCATCTCACCTTCAAGCGGCCGGTTGTGATGATGGGCGACCAGGTGCGGCGGCGGCAGCGGCGACCCTGATGACGCAAGCGAGATGACGCAGGGTCACTTTTTTGCGGCCTTGTCGTGGCTTTTGCCCTGCTGACGCTTACCGAGCGACCTCCTAAGGCAGCCGTGGATAAAGAGCTACGTATAGGACAACCAAGAACTCTTTGTGAATCGATGAGGGAAGATCGTAAAGAAGCTGACAAATAACGCAATCGTGATGTCCAGCGAAGAGACCCGGGAGCCTTGGCGAGGTGGGTCCCACGAAGAGACGGTGCCGGCATTGGTGGCACGGGGAGGCACGGGGACCGGTATGCGGGTGCTCGCGACCGGCGACGAGCACGCCGGGGCACCCCCATCACGCCAGCTCACGGGGCAAAGATTTAGACCACTCACTGGCCACGGAAAAGGAGAAACCCCAGGTCACGCGAGTGAGTCCTGGGGCCTTCAGAGAGCCGCCTTCGGGATTCGAACCCGAGACCTACGCATTACGAGTGCGTTGCTCTGGCCATCTGAGCTAAGGCGGCGCGCCGTCCGCACTATGGTGCGATCAGCAACGTCGGTAAGTCTACACAGTTTCCGGGGGTGCTCCGCACCAGCCCTCAAGGCGCCCCGGGACCCCCCGTCGGCGGGGTCATGAGCAGCGCTTTCCGTTCGTCGGAGGGGTGCCGCGGAGCAGGTACGCGTTGATCGTGGAGTCGATGCAGGCGCTGCCGCGACCGTACGCGGTGTGGCCGTCGCCCTCGTAGGTGAGCAGGCGGGCCGAGGTGAGCTGGGCGGCCAGGGCACGGGCCCAGCGGTACGGCGTGGCCGGGTCGCGCGTCGTGCCGACCACCACGATCGGGGCGGCGCCCCGCGCCTCGATGCGGTGGGGTTCACCCGTGGCCCCGACCGGCCAGTACGCACAGCTCAGCGACGCCCACGCGAGGCCCTCGCCGAAGACCGGCGACGCCTTCTCGAAGGACGGCAGCGCCCTCTCGACCTCCTCCGGAGTGTCGTAGGCAGGCGGCAGGTCGAGGCAGTTCACGGCCGCGTTGGCGGACATCAGGTTGCTGTAGCGACCGTCGGCGTCCCGCTCGTAGTAGCTGTCCGACAGGACCAGGAGGCCGGCGCCGTCCTTCTCCTTGATCGCCGAGGTAAGCGCCTCCCGCAGCTGCGCCCAGGAGCTCTCGTCGTACATCGCCGCGATCACACCGGTCGTGGCGAGGGCCTCGCCGAGCCTGCGGCCGTCCGCGTCGCCGGTGGGGATCGGGTGCGCGTCCAGCCGCGTGAAGAAGGCCTTGAGGTTCCGGCCGACCTCGGCGGTCGACGTGCCCTTCGTGCCGAGCGGGCAGTCCGGCTGCTGCACACAGTCCTTCGCGAACGACTGGAACGCCGTCTCGAACCCGGCCGTCTGGTCGAGGTTCATCCGGCGCGCGGGCAGCGAGGGGTCCATCGCACCGTCCAGCACCAGCCGCCCCGCGCGGCCGGGGAACAGTCCCGCGTACGTCGCCCCGAGGAACGTCCCGTACGACGCCCCCACGTAGTTCAGCTTCCGGTCGCCCAGCACCGCCCGCACGACGTCCATGTCCCGGGCTGTCTCGACCGTCGAAACATGCCGCAGCAGGCCCGGCGCGTGCGCGCCGCACGCCTCCGCGAACTCCTTGTAGGCGTCGACGAGTTCCGTGGTCTCGCGCGCGTCGTCGGGGGTGGTGTCCGTCTGGGTGTACGTGTCCATGTCCCGCCCGTCGAGACATTCGACGGGCTCACTGCGGGCGACTCCGCGCGGGTCGATCGCGACCATGTCGTACCGGGCCCGGACCGCCGCGGGGTAGCCGATCCCGGCGTACGCCTGGACGTAGCCGACCGCCGAGCCGCCCGGTCCGCCCGGGTTCACGAACAGCGACCCGAGGCGCTTGCCCGGCCCGGTGGCCTTCTTGCGGGTGACGGCGAGACGGATGTCCCCCTGGGCCGGCTTGTCGTAGTCGAGCGGGGCCTTCAGCGTGGCGCACTCGAAGCCGGGGACCCCGCAGCCTCGCCAGCGCACCTTCTGTCCGTAGTACGACGCGAGCGCGGCCGGCGGCGCCTTCGGCAGCGCGGCCGGCGTCACGTCGGCGGCCGCAGTGGCCGAGCCGACCGAACTCGTCGAGGCGCTGGCGGAGCAGGCGGAGGCGAGAAGGGCCGCGGCCAGCAGGATGCCGCCGGTGCGGAGGGAGCGGGAGCTGCGCCTGGTGTGCATCAGGCGAGAGTAACTCTGTGCAGTTTGCTGATCACAATCCGTGTGAACAAAGCCTCGTACGAGTGACACGGTCAACCCGCTCTGAGCGCCATCGTCATCGCCTCCACCGCGAGCAGCGGGGCCACGTTGCGGTCGAGGGCCTCGCGGCAGGCGCCGATCGCCTCGATACGGCGCAGGGTGCTCTCCGGTGAGCTGCCGCGGGCGAGCCGCTCCAGGGCGTCCTCGGCGTCCGCGTTGGCGATCGCCACCTTCGAGCCGAGCTGAAGGGCGAGGACATCGCGGTAGAAGGCGGTGAGGTCGGTCAGCGCCAGGTCGAGGCTGTCGCGCTGCGTGCGGGTTCTGCGGCGCTTCTGCTTGTCCTCCAGGTCCTTCATCACCCCCGCCGTGCCGCGCGGCATCCGGCCGCCCTGTGCGGCACCCATCGCCGCCTTCAGCTCCTCCGTCTCCTTGCCGTCCATCTCCTCGGCCAACTGCTTGGCGTCGTCGGCCGCCGCGTCCACGAGTTCCTGGGCCGCCCTGAGGCAGCCGCCGATGTCGTCGATGCGCAGGGGCAGCTTCAGCACGGCGGCACGGCGTTCGCGGGCCGCCGGGTCGGTGGCGAGGCGACGGGCCCGGTCGACATGGCCCTGGGTGGCGCGGGCGGCGGCCATCGCCGCGGCGGGCTCGATGCCCTCCCTGCGCACGAGCATGTCGGCGACGGCGTCGACGGAGGGGGTGGACAGGTTCAGGTGCCGGCAGCGGGAACGGATCGTCGGCAGGACGTCCTCGATGGAGGGGGCGCACAGCAGCCACACCGTGCGCGGGGCCGGCTCCTCCACGGCCTTGAGGACCGCGTTGGCCGACTTCTCGTTCAGTCGCTCGGCGTCCTCGACGAGGATGATCTGCCAGCGGCCGTTCGCCGGCGAGGTGAAGGACTTCCGCACGGTGTCCCGCATGTCGTCGGCGAGGATCTGGGTGCCGACGGCGGCCACGGAGGTGACGTCGGCGTGGGTGCCGATGAGTGCCGTATGACATCCGTCGCAGAATCCGCAGCCCGGTACTCCGCCGAGGGCCCGGTCGGGGCTGACGCACTGCAGCGCGGCCGCGAAGGCCCTCGCCGCCTGGCTCCGGCCCGCTCCGGGAGGGCCGGTGAACAGCCAGGCATGGGTCATCTTCGACGCCTCGGGGGGCGGGGCGTCGGTGGCGACGGCGGTGACCAGGGCGTCGGCGTCCCGCGCGGCGGCCGCGAGCTGCTCGCTCACCCGCTCCTGCCCGACCAGGTCGTCCCACACGGTCATGGATCACGCCGCCCTTTCGTCATGCCTTGCGCGTCGAGTCCATTGTGAGGGTGAGCACTGACAACGGGTGCACGGTCGGTCGTCGGCCGCGGGCCGGTGAGGGCTGGACGCGCAGTTCCCCGCGCCCCCAGACAGGTAGGTGCAGCTCGACTTCCTGCGCTGCACCCACCCAGGGGCGCGGGGAACTGCGCGACCAGCCACAGCGCACCCGCACCCGAAAGCCGGACCGCTACCGCCCCCGACGCCGCCCCCGTCCGTCCCCGTACTCCTCGTCATGCGGCCCGAGCAACTCGTCCGCCAGGGACGGCAGATCGTCCAGCGGCGTCTCCTCGGCCCAGTCCGACCGGGGCCTCCGCCGAGGCGTGCCCTTCTCGTCGAGCTGCGGCAGCTCCCGCGTGCGCTCCTCGTCCCGGAAGTAACCCGGCGGCACCCGGTCCGAAGGCCCGTCCCCCGACACCGGAGGCAGCACCGCGGTCTCATCGGCGGCACCCGGAGGCACCGGAGGAAGCACGGCCGTCTCGTCCGCCGCACCCGGAGGCACAGCAGGCAGCACCGCCGTCTCGTCCGCCGTACCCGGAGGCGGCACCGGCGGCTGCGGGAGCTGGGCCGTCACCTCGGAGTCGGAGGCCTCGCCGGACGCCTCGGAGGACTCCTCGTCGTCCTTCGTCATGGAGACCCGGGGCAGCACCGCCGTCTCGTCCACCGGGCCGCCCGACGCGTTCGTCGGCGTCACCACGGGCGTGGGCACGGTCGCCGCGTCCAGCCCCGCCGAAGGCGTCGCGGACTGCTTCGGTCCCGCCTCCGCAGCCGCGGTCGCGGTCTCGGCCAGCCGCCGCGCCTCCTCGGCCCGCAGCAGGGCCTCCTCGGCCTTGCGCTGCTTCTCCAGCCGCCGCTCCTCAGCCGCGGCACGCAGCCGTGTCTCCTCCTCGGCCTGCTTGCGGGCGGCTTCCTCGCGGGCCTTGCGCCGGGCCTCCTCCTCGGCGCGGGCCTTCTCCTCGGCGAGGAGCCGCACCCGCTCCTCCTCGGCCCGCTTGCGCGCTTCCTCGGCCCGCAGCCGGGCCTCCTCCGCCTGCCGCTCGGCCTCGCGCCGCTGGGCCTCCTCCAGCTCGCGGCGCTTGCGCTCCTCCTCCTCGGCCTTCAGCCGGGCGAGCTGCTCCTGGCGCTCACGCTCCAGGCGCTCCTCCTCGGCCTTGCGAGCGGCCTCTTCCTCGGCCTTGCGCCGCGCCTCCTCCTCGGCCTTGCGGCGGGCCTCCTCCTGCTCCCGGATCTCCTGCTCGGACAGCGGCAGCATCTGGTCGAGGCGATGCCGTACGACGGTGGTGACGGCCTCGGGCTCCTGGCCCGCGTCCACGACCAGGTAGCGCCCGGGGTCGGCCGCGGCGAGCGTGAGGAATCCGGACCGCACGCGCGCGTGGAACTCCGCCGGCTCCGACTCCAGCCGGTCCGGCGCCTCGGTGAACCGCTCGCGGGCGATCTCGGGCGAGACGTCCAGCAGGACGGTCAGATGCGGCACCAGGCCGTTGGTCGCCCAGCGGTTGATGCGGGCGATCTCCGTCGGGGACAGGTCGCGCCCGGCGCCCTGGTAGGCCACCGAGGAGTCGATGTACCGGTCGGAGATGACGACCGCGCCGCGCTCCAGCGCGGGCCGGACCACGGTGTCCACGTGCTCCGCGCGGTCCGCCGCGTACAGCAGCGCCTCCGCGCGGTGCGACAGTCCGGCGCTCGACACGTCCAGCAGGATCGACCGCAGCCGCTTGCCGACCGGGGTCGCCCCCGGTTCGCGCGTGACCACGACCTCGTGTCCCTTGGCCCTGATCCACTCGGCGAGCGCCTCGGCCTGGGTGGACTTCCCGGCCCCGTCGCCGCCCTCCAGCGCGATGAAGAAACCGGTGCCGGCGGGCACCGTCTCCGGGTCGTCGCCGCCCAGCAGCGCGTCCCGCAGGTCGTGCCGGAGCGGTACGCCGGAGCGGTCGTCGACCTTGGCGAGCACCAGCGCGGCCACCGGCAGCAGCAGCGCGCCGACCAGCATCAGGACGAACGCGGCACCGCCGTGCGCGAACACGAACTTGCCGTTCTCCAGCCGGTGCGGTCCGATCGCCGCGGCGACCACGGGCGCGACCAGCGCGCCGAGCGCCACACACACGCGTACGACCGCGTGCAGGTGCTCGGTGATGCGCGCCCGCCGGTATTCCTCGGTCTCCTGGTCGAGCAGGGTGTGCCCGGTGTTGGCGGCCACCCCGGCACCGATGCCGGCCAGCACCTCGATCAGCAGCACGGTCGTGAGGTCCGGGACGAGCCCGGCGGCCAGCAGGGCGATGCCGGTGAAGGCGATCGCCAGCGCGAGCAGCCGGCGCCGCGACAGGGAGACCAGCACCCTGGGCGCCGTACGGACACCGACGACGACTCCGCCGGTCAGCGCGGCCACTATCAGGCCGTACGTGACCGGCCCGCCGCCCATGTCCTTGGCGTGCAGCACGGCGACGGCCACGGCGGCGGCGATCGCCCCGGCGACGGCCGCGCAGGCCGGTACCAGCAGCGGGATCGCGCCGGTACGGCCCTTGTCGACACCGGTGCCGGCCTTGGGCCGACGCAGCCCCTCCAGCGGCGAACGCGCGCGCGGGGTGCGGGTGTCGGGCAGCTCCAGGAAGGTCAGCACCGACAGGGAGGCGGCGAACAGACCGGCCGCGACGTACGAGGCGAGGGCCGCCTGGTGCTGGCCGAACCAGTCGATGCCGGAGCCCAGCAGGTTGTTGAGCAGGCCCGCGGCGACGAGCGCGGCGGCGGCGAGCGGGATCACCACGAAGGTCGTCCGCAGCGACAGGCGGCGCAGCGCGTCCAGGTGGTCCGGCAGCGGCCGTACCGTCGCCCCCTCGGGCGGCGGAGCCGGCAGCAGGGCGGGGGCCGCGCTCTCGCGGCACACGGTCCAGAAGCGCTCGGCGACACCCGTCACGAAGGCGGTCACCAGGAGCACCGCGAGCGCGTTCTCCGGCGTCCAGTCGATCCACAGGGGCGCGACGATCAGCAGCGCCACCCTGAGGCCGTCCGCGCCGACCATGGTCCAGCGGCGGTCGAGCGGCCCCTCCTGCGAGGTGAGCGAGGTCAACGGGCCGAGCAGGACCGCGCCGAAGAGCAGCGTCGCCAGCACGCGCGTGCCGAAGACGGTCGCCACTGCGAACGCCACGCCCCGGTAGCCGCCGCCGAACGAGCCCTCGGCGATCGCCGCCTGAAGGGCCAGCAGGACCAGCACCAGGAGCGCGAGGGTGTCGCCGACACCGCCCACGAGTTGGGCGCTCCACAGGCGTTTGAGCTGGGGCCTGCGCAGCAGGGCGCGGACGGCGCGCTCGCGGGAGTCCGCGACCAGGGCGTCGTCGGGGGCCGGTTCAGGGGCCGTTGGCTGCTCCGCACGGGTCATGCGTTCAGCCTATCGGGAGCCACCGACAGCCCGGAGGGCCCGTCCTGACGTGCGCACGTCCCGACACCAAAGTGATGCCGGGACGTTCGCAATGCGAAGCCTCGGTGGAGGAACAGCGCCGGACTCAGTCCTGCGACGCCGCCACCGAGAACTCAGTCCTCGGACGCCGCCTTCGAAGCCGCCGCCTTCTTCGCGGTCGCGGTGGTCTTCTTCGCCGTCGTCTTCTTAGCGGCCGTGGTCGTCTTCTTCGCCGCGGTCTTCTTGGCGGCCGTCGCCTTCTTGGCCGGGGCCTTCTTCGCGGGCGCCTTCTTCGCCGTCTTCTTGGCGGGGCCCTTGGCCCGCTTCTCGGCGAGCAGCTCGTAGCCGCGCTCGGGGGTGATCGTCTCGACGCTGTCGCCGGAGCGCAGGGTCGCGTTGGTCTCCCCGTCGGTGACGTACGGCCCGAAGCGGCCGTCCTTGACCACGACCGGCTTCTCGCTGACCGGGTCGGTGCCCAGCTCCTTCAGCGGCGGCTTGGCGGCGGCGCGGCCGCGCTGCTTGGGCTGGGAGTAGATCTGGAGGGCCTCTTCGAGGGTGATCGTGAAGAGCTGCTCCTCGGTCTGGAGCGAGCGCGAGTCCGTGCCCTTCTTCAGATACGGCCCGTAGCGGCCGTTCTGCGCGGTGATCTCCTGACCCTCCGCGTCGGCGCCGACGACGCGCGGCAGCGACATCAGCTTGAGGGCGTCCTCGAGGGTCACCGTGTCCAGGGACATGGACTTGAACAGCGAGGCCGTGCGCGGCTTCACCGCGTTCTTGCCGGTCTTCGGGGTGCCCTCGGGGAGCACCTCGGTGACGTACGGGCCGTAGCGGCCGTCGCGGGCGATGATCTGGTGGCCCGTCACCGGGTCGGCGCCGAGCTCGAAGTCACCGCTCGGCTTGGCGAGCAGCTCCTCCGCGAGCTCGACGGACAGCTCGTCGGGAGCCAGGTCCTCGGGCACGTCGGCCCGCTGGTGGTTCTCGGAGTCCTTCTCGCCGCGCTCGATGTACGGGCCGTAGCGGCCGACCCGGAGCACGATGTCGTTGCCCACCGGGAACGAGGACACCTCGCGCGCGTCGATCGCGCCCAGGTCGGTCACCAGCTCCTTGAGGCCGCCGAGGTGGTCCCCGTCGCCGTTGCCCGCGTCGGCCGCGCCGCCCGCTGCCGTGCCCTCGCCGAAGTAGAAGCGCTTCAGCCACGGCACGGACTGCGCCTGGCCGGCCGCGATGCGGTCGAGGTCGTCCTCCATGCGGGCCGTGAAGTCGTAGTCGACGAGCCGCCCGAAGTGCTTCTCCAGGAGGTTGACCACGGCGAAGGACAGGAAGGACGGGACGAGCGCGGTGCCCTTCTTGAAGACATAGCCGCGGTCGAGGATCGTGCCGATGATCGAGGCGTACGTCGACGGACGGCCGATCTCCCGCTCTTCGAGCTCCTTGACCAGGCTGGCCTCGGTGTAGCGGGCCGGGGGCTTGGTGGCGTGCCCGTCGACCGTGATCTCCTCGGCGCTCAGGGCGTCGCCCTCGGCGACCTGGGGCAGCCGGCGCTCGCGGTCGTCCAGCTCCGCGTTCGGGTCGTCGGCGCCCTCGACGTAGGCCTTCAGGAAGCCGTGGAAGGTGATCGTCTTGCCGGACGCGCTGAACTCGACGTCCCGGCCGTCGGCGGCGGTGCCACCGATCTTGACCGTGACGCTGTTGCCGGTGGCGTCCTTCATCTGCGAGGCGACCGTGCGCTTCCAGATCAGCTCGTAGAGCTTGAACTGGTCGCCGGTCAGACCGGTCTCGGCCGGGGTGCGGAAACGATCACCCGAGGGGCGGATCGCCTCGTGCGCCTCCTGGGCGTTCTTGACCTTCCCGGCGTACGTCCGCGGACTCGACGGCAGGTAGTCGGCGCCGTAGAGCTGGGTGACCTGGGCGCGGGCGGCGGCGATGGCCGTGTCGCTGAGGGTCGTGGAGTCCGTACGCATGTACGTGATGAAGCCGTTCTCGTACAGCTTCTGCGCCACCTGCATGGTCGCCTTCGCGCCGAAGCCGAGCTTGCGCGAGGCCTCCTGCTGGAGGGTCGTCGTACGGAACGGGGCGTACGGCGAGCGGCGGTACGGCTTGGACTCGACCGAGCGGACGGCGAACCGCGTCTGCTCCAGGGCGGCGGCGAGCGCGCGGGCGTTCGCCTCGTCGAGGTGGAGGGTGTTCGCGCTCTTGAGCTGTCCCAGGGAGTCGAAGTCGCGGCCCTGTGCGACCCGCCTGCCGTCGACGGTCTGGAGGCGCGCGACCAGCGACGACGGGTCCGAGGGGTCCCCGGCACGGCCGGTCGCGAAGGTGCCCGTCAGGTCCCAGTACTCGGCGGAGCGGAACGCGATGCGCTCGCGCTCCCGCTCGACGACGAGCCTGGTCGCGACCGACTGGACACGGCCGGCCGACAGGCGCGGCATGACCTTCTTCCACAGGACCGGCGAGACCTCGTAGCCGTAGAGGCGGTCGAGGATACGGCGGGTCTCCTGGGCGTCGACCAGCTTCTGGTTCAGCTCGCGCGGGTTGGCGACGGCGGCCTGGATCGCGGCCTTGGTGATCTCGTGGAAGACCATCCGCTTGACCGGGACCTTGGGCTTGAGCACCTCCTGGAGGTGCCACGCGATGGCCTCGCCCTCGCGGTCCTCATCGGTGGCGAGGAAGAGCTCGTCGGAGTCCTTCAGGAGGTCCTTGAGCTTCTTGACCTGGGCCCGCTTGTCGGCGTTGACGACATAGATGGGCTCGAAGTCGTGCTCGACGTCCACGCCGAGGCGGCGGACCTCGCCGGTGTACTTCTCGGGCACCTCCGCGGCGCCGTTGGGGAGGTCGCGGATGTGCCCGACGCTCGCCTCGACGACGTATCCGGGGCCGAGATAGCCCTTGATCGTCTTCGCCTTGGCAGGCGACTCGACGATGACGAGTCGGCGGCCGCCCTGTGCGGTCTCGCTGGTCGGGGACAACTTCGCTCTTCTCTCCGGTCGACGCTGGGGTATCCCCAGGCCTTGGTTCCCGGGGTCGGGTCATGCTGACGCTGCGGAGTGTGACGGTACATCCCGCCCCCGTGTCAAACGGGAAAAGCCCACAACGGCCACTCGAACGGTAACCCGACTACCGCCATTCCT
Above is a window of Streptomyces griseorubiginosus DNA encoding:
- a CDS encoding DNRLRE domain-containing protein, encoding MEVLDDRTDASQTFANPDGTFSYQTFAEPKWVMRKGSWQELDASLRQTPDGDWAPALSESPLVLSGGGSGPLATLTVDGKQMTLTWPSALPEPTASGATLTYPDVLSGVDLQVTATSAGGAEETLVVKDATAASGPALQDLVQTVDTGKGATAATDAGGNLTVTDAQGDVLVNSPAPVMWDSATATDAAPASDSASPSHDATADGAHAADAGRVAVGPLPSGTRSTSQGPGSRAHQGLVKASLRNHTLRLVADKSLLAAASTVFPVYIDPSYTPHPSSGAALNYDEVQQAYPTTSNWDTAPSSGNATGYQGFSSPTGIERTYYNLSVPSAISGATVLSATLNTKVSYAAAAGSTTTTVDVWSMCTISTATTWNNQPCKDKSVNPNYPDPAVAKSFTTTSQSPNLAVAFNVTPSMQMLADKSANNWTIGLFNATETDDSHFVRFATNPTFSITYDHAPATPTGEAVTPVAVTGGVTHTASPTPTFSAGATDADSDTVKLAFQVLSGSTVVASGTSAFVDSGATGTFTPSSTLAPGTYTWQVRATDGAYYGAWSAAQSLTVDDTTPAVPMDLQAAGTDSGTPLLSGVVYDQSGDDVTGNIYLTDSSGNAVIATPTATGTVPSGQRVTYQLPAGSLTVGATYHWYMTACDGSLCSASTATRTFTVTDPPADTTAATPANAVTTTLSASALGLEDGISDTTGCGGTACGVNTGVTGPAVGGDGTDHWVSALKPDLSGIPAGSTIYSATLQLTKTGCTGDCTADTMNLDLAQSDPAAQNTGALLAADLDTQSDTVYTGTEATAAVDLTGVVSQWLNGGVPDNGLVLEAQDQATATSGVTFSAPTLTIVYTVPTVPGAPTGLSAAAGDGGVLLTWVPPANPGYQDTTGSSITGYTLTATDSAGAAVATATATGQKGVLTGLTNGTAYTFSVAATNSVGTGTPATTSAAPAAVPGGPTRYIQGVNQYLNAQDQMEETQNLATTAVSHVQAQSSSDAEPMTMSSAQVAAQVDTAYSASASFANLLTADSANAQNTAALENANSMTDNQDATALSNSLAMPSSDGQSVTVFTFADETFTTVDTSTGTSVSTPGEDSADDEFFLTAGTTPYLTGRIDADQALDPVTDGTNITATAGNVDQSATDTSAYWDLSANGQFTLNPSYTDPGGGGGYGNSYVSAWALKHVHSSNQFGDDCTDFVSKSMAYGGDFSEIYTKAGFRGTRTNTSNDHYWFLYYNTVGGHYAWSHTWTVAHDNYLFEKAQGAFFVPSKSEYAPGDIVWVNWKGGSSAGISHAAIITKVVGSHIYVTQHSNNRTEPIYKVAGVTQYWTAQHPHLRIWVAEPWVK
- a CDS encoding alpha/beta hydrolase; amino-acid sequence: MHTRRSSRSLRTGGILLAAALLASACSASASTSSVGSATAAADVTPAALPKAPPAALASYYGQKVRWRGCGVPGFECATLKAPLDYDKPAQGDIRLAVTRKKATGPGKRLGSLFVNPGGPGGSAVGYVQAYAGIGYPAAVRARYDMVAIDPRGVARSEPVECLDGRDMDTYTQTDTTPDDARETTELVDAYKEFAEACGAHAPGLLRHVSTVETARDMDVVRAVLGDRKLNYVGASYGTFLGATYAGLFPGRAGRLVLDGAMDPSLPARRMNLDQTAGFETAFQSFAKDCVQQPDCPLGTKGTSTAEVGRNLKAFFTRLDAHPIPTGDADGRRLGEALATTGVIAAMYDESSWAQLREALTSAIKEKDGAGLLVLSDSYYERDADGRYSNLMSANAAVNCLDLPPAYDTPEEVERALPSFEKASPVFGEGLAWASLSCAYWPVGATGEPHRIEARGAAPIVVVGTTRDPATPYRWARALAAQLTSARLLTYEGDGHTAYGRGSACIDSTINAYLLRGTPPTNGKRCS
- a CDS encoding DNA polymerase III subunit delta', translating into MTVWDDLVGQERVSEQLAAAARDADALVTAVATDAPPPEASKMTHAWLFTGPPGAGRSQAARAFAAALQCVSPDRALGGVPGCGFCDGCHTALIGTHADVTSVAAVGTQILADDMRDTVRKSFTSPANGRWQIILVEDAERLNEKSANAVLKAVEEPAPRTVWLLCAPSIEDVLPTIRSRCRHLNLSTPSVDAVADMLVRREGIEPAAAMAAARATQGHVDRARRLATDPAARERRAAVLKLPLRIDDIGGCLRAAQELVDAAADDAKQLAEEMDGKETEELKAAMGAAQGGRMPRGTAGVMKDLEDKQKRRRTRTQRDSLDLALTDLTAFYRDVLALQLGSKVAIANADAEDALERLARGSSPESTLRRIEAIGACREALDRNVAPLLAVEAMTMALRAG
- the tmk gene encoding dTMP kinase; the protein is MTRAEQPTAPEPAPDDALVADSRERAVRALLRRPQLKRLWSAQLVGGVGDTLALLVLVLLALQAAIAEGSFGGGYRGVAFAVATVFGTRVLATLLFGAVLLGPLTSLTSQEGPLDRRWTMVGADGLRVALLIVAPLWIDWTPENALAVLLVTAFVTGVAERFWTVCRESAAPALLPAPPPEGATVRPLPDHLDALRRLSLRTTFVVIPLAAAALVAAGLLNNLLGSGIDWFGQHQAALASYVAAGLFAASLSVLTFLELPDTRTPRARSPLEGLRRPKAGTGVDKGRTGAIPLLVPACAAVAGAIAAAVAVAVLHAKDMGGGPVTYGLIVAALTGGVVVGVRTAPRVLVSLSRRRLLALAIAFTGIALLAAGLVPDLTTVLLIEVLAGIGAGVAANTGHTLLDQETEEYRRARITEHLHAVVRVCVALGALVAPVVAAAIGPHRLENGKFVFAHGGAAFVLMLVGALLLPVAALVLAKVDDRSGVPLRHDLRDALLGGDDPETVPAGTGFFIALEGGDGAGKSTQAEALAEWIRAKGHEVVVTREPGATPVGKRLRSILLDVSSAGLSHRAEALLYAADRAEHVDTVVRPALERGAVVISDRYIDSSVAYQGAGRDLSPTEIARINRWATNGLVPHLTVLLDVSPEIARERFTEAPDRLESEPAEFHARVRSGFLTLAAADPGRYLVVDAGQEPEAVTTVVRHRLDQMLPLSEQEIREQEEARRKAEEEARRKAEEEAARKAEEERLERERQEQLARLKAEEEERKRRELEEAQRREAERQAEEARLRAEEARKRAEEERVRLLAEEKARAEEEARRKAREEAARKQAEEETRLRAAAEERRLEKQRKAEEALLRAEEARRLAETATAAAEAGPKQSATPSAGLDAATVPTPVVTPTNASGGPVDETAVLPRVSMTKDDEESSEASGEASDSEVTAQLPQPPVPPPGTADETAVLPAVPPGAADETAVLPPVPPGAADETAVLPPVSGDGPSDRVPPGYFRDEERTRELPQLDEKGTPRRRPRSDWAEETPLDDLPSLADELLGPHDEEYGDGRGRRRGR